A single region of the Anaerolineales bacterium genome encodes:
- a CDS encoding site-specific DNA-methyltransferase yields the protein MIPVKSTPSALSVDCLYQGDNRTILATLPEKSIDLIFADPPYNMQLQNTLYRPNLTEVDAVDDAWDQFDTFAAYDQFTREWLSACRRVLKDTGTIWVIGSYHNIYRVGTILQDLGYWFLNDVVWVKTNPMPNFRGVRFTNAHETLLWCKKSQDQKKYTFNYHAMKTANEDKQMRSDWELALCTGAERLTENGQKLHTTQKPEALLYRVILASSNPGDVILDPFFGTGTTGAVAKKLGRHYIGIEREPAYIEGAKIRLESIAAPLMSDESVLGKLATKRSAPRIAFSALLENGLLLPGQALYLDRNKHKTAYVLADGSLRTPEGDRGSIHKIGAKVGNQLACNGWEHWYFETDDQELEVIDTLREKIRREMGVAATGGESSP from the coding sequence ATGATTCCTGTCAAATCAACGCCATCAGCGCTCTCCGTAGATTGCCTCTATCAGGGGGATAATCGCACGATTTTGGCAACACTCCCTGAGAAATCCATTGATCTGATCTTTGCTGATCCACCCTACAACATGCAATTGCAAAACACACTCTATCGCCCGAACCTTACAGAGGTGGATGCGGTTGATGATGCCTGGGATCAGTTCGATACGTTTGCCGCCTACGATCAGTTTACCCGCGAATGGTTGAGCGCCTGCCGACGTGTTTTGAAAGATACAGGAACGATCTGGGTCATTGGCTCATACCACAACATCTATCGGGTGGGGACGATCCTTCAGGACTTGGGCTACTGGTTTTTGAATGACGTGGTGTGGGTAAAGACAAACCCCATGCCGAATTTTCGCGGGGTGCGCTTTACGAATGCCCATGAAACGCTGCTCTGGTGCAAAAAATCCCAAGACCAAAAAAAATACACCTTTAACTACCATGCCATGAAAACAGCCAATGAAGACAAGCAGATGCGCAGTGATTGGGAACTTGCCCTTTGTACAGGGGCAGAACGGCTCACGGAGAATGGGCAGAAGTTACATACCACGCAAAAGCCAGAGGCGCTACTTTACCGTGTTATCTTAGCAAGTTCCAACCCGGGCGATGTGATCCTTGATCCGTTCTTTGGCACAGGGACAACGGGCGCAGTGGCAAAGAAACTGGGGCGGCATTATATCGGTATCGAACGAGAACCCGCCTACATTGAAGGGGCAAAAATACGGCTGGAGAGCATCGCTGCCCCGTTGATGAGTGATGAGAGCGTTTTAGGAAAGTTGGCGACGAAACGCTCTGCACCGCGCATTGCTTTTTCTGCACTGCTGGAAAATGGGCTGTTGTTACCGGGTCAGGCACTTTACCTAGATCGAAATAAACATAAAACCGCCTATGTTTTGGCAGATGGATCGCTGCGCACGCCAGAGGGAGATAGAGGCTCAATCCATAAAATTGGGGCAAAAGTTGGAAACCAGCTCGCCTGTAATGGTTGGGAACATTGGTATTTTGAGACGGATGATCAGGAACTTGAGGTTATTGATACGCTGAGAGAAAAGATCAGACGGGAGATGGGTGTTGCGGCAACAGGGGGAGAGTCTTCCCCCTGA
- a CDS encoding ribose-phosphate diphosphokinase — translation MKSRKIPGTKYIYAPGSSPDNPPPGQYGDIKLISGSTYVPFGQEVSDYLNIPLCEHEVIKFSNENIFVRLMQSVRGQDVYYIMGMSAPVSDSIMEMLITLDALKRDSAGRINVVIPYFSYGRSDKKDQPRVPITARLLADMIQVAGADRYMAIDLHAPQIQGFFSIPGDALTAFHLISDYFAEKRLEDGVVLSTDLGFAKRGRNYAARLDMPLAVVEKRRIGNRDQAEVMSLIGEVAGKAAIVIDDECDTGGTLSNAVQVALDNGAREVYVAFTHAVMSGPAIERLTALPIQEIVTTNTLPIPAAKIEKLPNLTILSVAPLIAEVIKRAHEGRSVGELFNE, via the coding sequence ATGAAATCACGTAAAATTCCCGGTACAAAGTACATCTATGCCCCCGGTAGTTCGCCAGATAACCCCCCACCCGGTCAGTATGGGGATATAAAACTGATCTCTGGCTCAACCTACGTTCCCTTTGGGCAAGAGGTATCTGACTATCTGAACATCCCTCTGTGTGAACATGAGGTGATCAAGTTTTCCAATGAGAATATTTTCGTCCGCCTCATGCAATCGGTGCGCGGGCAAGATGTCTACTACATCATGGGAATGTCTGCCCCCGTCAGCGATAGCATCATGGAGATGCTGATCACCCTAGACGCCCTCAAACGGGATTCGGCGGGGCGGATCAATGTGGTGATTCCCTATTTCAGTTATGGGCGCAGCGATAAGAAAGATCAGCCCCGTGTGCCGATCACAGCGCGTCTGCTGGCAGACATGATCCAAGTCGCTGGCGCAGATCGCTACATGGCGATTGACCTCCACGCGCCGCAGATTCAGGGTTTTTTCAGCATCCCGGGCGATGCGCTGACTGCCTTCCATTTGATTAGCGATTATTTCGCGGAAAAACGCCTTGAGGATGGCGTTGTCCTCAGCACGGATTTGGGCTTTGCCAAACGGGGGCGCAACTACGCGGCACGGCTGGATATGCCCCTTGCCGTCGTGGAGAAACGGCGCATCGGCAACCGCGATCAGGCAGAGGTGATGAGCCTGATTGGGGAGGTGGCGGGCAAGGCGGCAATTGTCATTGACGATGAATGTGACACGGGTGGTACGCTCTCCAACGCTGTGCAGGTCGCCCTTGATAATGGCGCACGGGAGGTCTATGTTGCCTTCACCCATGCGGTGATGAGCGGTCCGGCGATAGAGCGCCTGACAGCGCTGCCGATTCAGGAAATTGTGACGACGAATACGCTGCCGATTCCCGCGGCAAAGATTGAGAAGTTGCCCAATTTGACGATTCTGAGTGTTGCCCCGCTGATTGCCGAGGTAATCAAGCGAGCGCATGAGGGACGCAGCGTAGGGGAACTGTTCAACGAGTGA
- a CDS encoding alpha-ketoacid dehydrogenase subunit beta, with translation MAEKVMPMREALRTALREEMIRDERVFVMGQEVGAWQGTHRITAGFLDEFGERRVRDTPISEMVIAGAAVGSAMSGLRPVAEIMTINFAFIAMDAIVNHMAKIRYMFNGQFKVPMVLRCATGWGMQATATHSATPEPIFAHFPGLYVGCPSTPRDAKGMLKASIRDDNPVLFTEVIALYGKPGPVPENPEFVLPIGRGEIKRPGKDVTIVTFGRGVEWSLEAATELAKEGVDCEVLDLRWLRPLDLNLVFESFKKTNRCVVVEECLPFYSFGSEIAAQIQDNLFDYMDAPVKRVSSMDVPLPYAHDIELMALPDAKKVIAAVKEVL, from the coding sequence ATGGCAGAGAAAGTAATGCCCATGCGTGAGGCGCTGCGTACCGCCTTGCGTGAAGAAATGATTCGGGATGAGCGCGTCTTTGTGATGGGGCAGGAGGTTGGCGCGTGGCAGGGGACGCACCGCATCACCGCTGGCTTTTTGGATGAATTTGGCGAACGCCGTGTGCGCGACACGCCAATCAGCGAGATGGTTATTGCCGGAGCAGCCGTTGGTTCGGCAATGTCCGGGCTGCGCCCTGTTGCCGAGATCATGACGATCAATTTTGCCTTCATCGCTATGGACGCCATTGTGAACCACATGGCGAAAATACGGTACATGTTCAACGGACAGTTTAAGGTGCCGATGGTCTTACGCTGTGCCACAGGGTGGGGGATGCAAGCCACTGCCACGCACTCCGCCACCCCAGAGCCAATTTTTGCCCACTTTCCGGGGCTTTATGTGGGCTGCCCATCAACCCCGCGTGATGCAAAGGGTATGTTGAAGGCATCCATCCGCGATGACAACCCTGTGTTGTTCACCGAGGTGATCGCCCTCTATGGAAAACCGGGACCCGTCCCCGAAAACCCAGAGTTCGTCCTGCCCATTGGGCGCGGTGAGATCAAGCGCCCCGGCAAGGATGTGACCATCGTCACCTTTGGGCGCGGCGTGGAGTGGTCGCTAGAGGCGGCAACGGAACTGGCAAAAGAGGGCGTTGACTGTGAAGTTCTCGATCTGCGTTGGCTGCGTCCGCTCGATCTAAACCTTGTCTTTGAGAGCTTTAAAAAGACAAATCGCTGCGTGGTTGTTGAAGAATGCTTGCCCTTCTACAGTTTCGGCAGCGAGATCGCCGCGCAGATTCAGGATAACCTCTTTGACTACATGGATGCGCCCGTCAAGCGGGTCAGTTCTATGGATGTGCCGCTGCCGTATGCCCACGATATTGAATTGATGGCGCTGCCCGATGCCAAAAAAGTGATCGCCGCCGTGAAAGAGGTGTTGTAG
- a CDS encoding pyruvate dehydrogenase (acetyl-transferring) E1 component subunit alpha: MYRQMVLIRRFEERCEELYAQKRIGGVYLHLYNGQEGTGVGALSALRPTDHVITSYRDHGIALAKGVDANRLMAEMFGKRTGVSGGKGGSMHLADRSKNMWGGYAIVGGHLALAAGIALTAKYTNSGEVIICFMGDGATNNGYFHESLNLSAVWDLPVVWVIENNFYGMGTPIELSSGQTELHKRAIAYGMHDMGRVDGMDVLTMYDASVEAVAYAREKGPVLIEAMTYRYKGHGVSDRNYLKREQEMALYKERDPITLLGDHLKGLDSQVATTLAQFASNAHETVEAAIRFAEQSPDPTYDDLINHVYA; encoded by the coding sequence ATGTACCGTCAGATGGTGCTGATCCGACGCTTTGAAGAACGCTGCGAAGAGCTTTACGCCCAAAAGCGGATCGGCGGCGTCTATTTGCACCTTTACAATGGGCAAGAAGGCACAGGTGTCGGGGCGCTTTCTGCCCTGCGTCCCACCGATCATGTGATCACCTCGTACCGCGATCACGGCATTGCTTTGGCAAAGGGCGTGGATGCCAACCGCCTGATGGCGGAGATGTTCGGCAAACGCACGGGTGTCAGCGGCGGTAAGGGCGGCTCTATGCATTTGGCAGATCGCTCCAAAAATATGTGGGGTGGGTATGCCATTGTCGGGGGGCATTTGGCGCTGGCGGCGGGCATTGCCCTCACCGCAAAATACACAAACAGCGGCGAAGTGATCATCTGCTTTATGGGCGATGGGGCGACGAACAACGGCTATTTTCACGAGTCGTTGAACCTCAGCGCCGTGTGGGATTTGCCCGTCGTTTGGGTTATCGAGAACAATTTCTATGGCATGGGAACGCCCATTGAGCTTTCCAGCGGGCAAACGGAACTCCATAAACGCGCCATTGCCTATGGAATGCACGATATGGGGCGGGTCGATGGCATGGATGTGCTGACAATGTACGATGCCTCGGTAGAGGCGGTTGCTTACGCCCGCGAGAAAGGACCCGTCCTCATCGAAGCGATGACCTACCGCTACAAGGGGCATGGCGTCTCGGATCGCAATTATCTGAAGCGAGAGCAAGAGATGGCGCTTTACAAAGAGCGCGATCCAATCACCCTGCTTGGCGATCACCTTAAGGGACTTGATTCGCAGGTGGCAACCACATTAGCACAGTTTGCCAGCAACGCCCATGAAACGGTAGAGGCAGCGATCCGCTTTGCGGAACAAAGCCCCGACCCCACCTATGACGATTTAATCAACCACGTTTACGCCTAA
- a CDS encoding ATP-dependent helicase: MTQPKRTSKPFFRSGQKDILSAPRGRVGVSAVPGSGKTFTLTHLAATIIERMADQAAKGGKKSAAIGDQEVLIVTFANAAANAIKARIAEILGRKRDILPHVGYRVRTLHGLAHDIVRERPALAGLADDFQIVDERTSEKLLSEVVTATLRTSGADLLRHYIHGDHEANIPRLLSNDAHDLFVQIALRYIGRAKDRELTPADLRTALAAHGDDPARLPLARFGLEVYENYQRGLQMRGAVDFNDLVRMALMALRTDAGYLARLRARYTAILEDEAQDSSALQETLIRLLDPADYWVRVGDPNQAINTTFTSADPRFLTRFLDSPQVKAFLLPEAGRSAASILDLANELVRWTRDDHPVPELRSALRPQQIVPTTPNDPQPNPPVSESQVFIAYEPGQKITPDRERELIIASLQRYLPENPERTIACLVPENAGGFKLSEKLHEAGIPYEELLRSTSTTRETAARLRTALEFIATPAKANGAEKLAALYRDYWFPRNFGAENDHPAEYDLWRDTLVKGFNACRRVEAFIAPPPDTSPLEAISFPYDVATLDALYHDDLERFRATMARWLRAAILPIDQLVLTIGQDLYSEPAEIALCYKIAHLLGGVARNDPTARLSIFIQELEKISKNERKFIGFEDTAEGYQPKPGVVTVATMHAAKGLEWDRVYLLSVNNYSFPSRQPYDHYIAERYYIRDSLNVEAEALQQLTCLVEGAAYYEGAATEQARIDYSAERLRLLYVGITRAKRDLIVLWNVGRFHHRGADREQQPALPLMALWGFMEKRRG, encoded by the coding sequence ATGACCCAACCCAAACGCACCTCTAAACCGTTCTTCCGCAGCGGGCAAAAAGACATTCTCAGCGCCCCGCGTGGGCGGGTGGGCGTCTCTGCCGTGCCGGGCAGCGGCAAGACGTTTACTCTAACACACCTCGCGGCGACGATCATCGAACGTATGGCGGATCAGGCGGCAAAAGGCGGCAAAAAAAGCGCCGCCATTGGCGATCAAGAAGTTCTGATCGTCACCTTTGCCAATGCCGCCGCCAACGCGATCAAGGCGCGGATTGCCGAGATTTTGGGGCGCAAGCGCGATATTCTCCCCCATGTTGGCTACCGTGTGCGCACGCTGCACGGGCTGGCACATGATATTGTGCGCGAACGTCCGGCGCTGGCGGGGCTGGCGGATGATTTTCAGATTGTGGACGAACGCACCAGCGAAAAACTTCTGAGCGAGGTCGTCACTGCCACCTTACGCACTTCTGGCGCTGATCTTTTGCGGCACTATATTCATGGTGATCATGAGGCGAATATCCCTCGCCTGCTGAGCAATGATGCCCACGATCTATTTGTCCAAATCGCCTTGCGCTACATCGGGCGGGCGAAAGACCGCGAACTGACCCCCGCCGATCTGCGTACCGCCCTCGCTGCGCATGGCGATGATCCGGCGCGGCTGCCTTTGGCACGTTTTGGGCTGGAAGTCTATGAAAATTACCAACGTGGGTTGCAGATGCGCGGGGCGGTGGATTTCAACGATTTGGTACGGATGGCGCTTATGGCGCTGCGCACCGATGCAGGCTACCTTGCTCGCCTCCGCGCCCGCTATACGGCGATTCTCGAAGACGAGGCGCAAGACAGCAGCGCCCTCCAAGAGACGCTCATCCGCCTGCTTGACCCCGCTGATTATTGGGTGCGCGTTGGCGATCCGAATCAGGCGATCAACACGACCTTTACCAGCGCTGATCCGCGCTTTTTGACCCGCTTTCTGGATAGCCCACAGGTGAAGGCGTTTCTACTCCCAGAGGCGGGGCGTTCGGCGGCATCTATCCTTGACCTTGCTAATGAACTCGTGCGCTGGACAAGGGACGATCACCCCGTCCCTGAGCTGCGCTCCGCCCTCCGCCCACAGCAGATTGTGCCAACAACGCCCAATGACCCGCAGCCCAACCCCCCGGTGAGCGAGTCGCAGGTGTTTATTGCCTACGAACCGGGGCAAAAAATTACGCCAGACCGCGAACGGGAACTGATTATCGCCTCGCTCCAACGTTACCTACCGGAAAACCCAGAGCGGACAATTGCCTGCCTTGTCCCCGAAAACGCGGGCGGGTTCAAACTGAGCGAAAAGCTCCATGAGGCGGGTATTCCCTATGAAGAACTTCTGCGCAGCACCAGTACCACGCGGGAAACTGCCGCCCGCCTCCGCACTGCCTTAGAGTTCATCGCCACCCCTGCCAAAGCGAACGGGGCGGAAAAACTAGCCGCGCTCTACCGTGATTACTGGTTTCCCCGTAACTTCGGGGCGGAAAATGATCACCCCGCCGAATATGATCTGTGGCGGGATACCCTCGTGAAGGGCTTTAACGCCTGCCGTCGGGTGGAGGCGTTCATCGCCCCCCCGCCGGATACCTCGCCGCTAGAGGCGATCAGCTTTCCCTACGATGTGGCGACGTTGGACGCGCTTTACCATGACGATCTAGAGCGCTTCCGGGCAACGATGGCGCGTTGGCTGCGGGCAGCCATTCTGCCCATTGATCAACTCGTCTTGACCATTGGGCAAGATTTATACTCCGAACCGGCTGAGATCGCACTCTGCTACAAAATTGCTCATCTCTTGGGCGGTGTCGCCCGGAACGACCCCACCGCCCGTCTGTCGATCTTCATCCAAGAGCTAGAGAAGATCAGCAAGAATGAGCGAAAATTCATCGGCTTTGAAGACACTGCCGAGGGCTACCAGCCGAAACCGGGCGTTGTCACGGTGGCGACGATGCACGCGGCGAAGGGGTTGGAGTGGGATCGTGTCTACCTGCTTTCGGTGAACAATTACAGTTTTCCCTCCCGTCAGCCTTATGATCACTACATCGCGGAGCGGTACTACATTCGCGATTCGCTCAATGTCGAGGCGGAAGCGCTCCAACAATTGACCTGTCTTGTGGAAGGGGCTGCCTACTATGAAGGGGCGGCGACCGAGCAAGCACGTATTGACTACTCGGCAGAACGGCTGCGCTTGCTCTATGTGGGCATTACACGGGCAAAGCGTGACCTCATTGTATTGTGGAATGTGGGGCGCTTTCATCATCGGGGGGCAGATCGGGAACAACAACCCGCCCTCCCATTGATGGCGTTGTGGGGATTCATGGAAAAGCGGCGGGGTTAG
- a CDS encoding protein-L-isoaspartate(D-aspartate) O-methyltransferase — MPDEPVDSSDPTSAIDPDYDALREIMIATQISERGITDKRVLEAFRQTPRHDFVPLAVRRNAYADYPLPIGENQTISQPYMVAVMLALLALRGGERVLEIGAGSGYQTALLCHLCGYVYAIERFETLATNAAETLHRLGYTNFTMFHGDGSAGLEAYAPYDVIIAAAVAPRVPQPLIDQLADGGRLIMPIAAVHALPFGRRRKNPGNDQILVGVVRRGADYLHQTFGGVRFVPLVGKHGFRE, encoded by the coding sequence ATGCCTGATGAGCCGGTTGATTCCAGTGATCCGACCTCTGCGATTGATCCTGATTACGACGCCCTGCGCGAAATCATGATTGCGACCCAGATCAGCGAGCGAGGAATCACCGATAAACGGGTGTTGGAAGCCTTTCGCCAGACGCCCCGCCATGACTTTGTTCCCCTTGCGGTGCGCCGGAATGCCTATGCCGACTACCCGCTGCCCATCGGTGAAAACCAGACCATCAGCCAGCCCTACATGGTTGCCGTTATGTTGGCGCTGCTCGCCCTGCGGGGGGGGGAGCGCGTCTTGGAGATTGGGGCGGGGTCGGGCTATCAAACCGCCCTGTTGTGCCACCTGTGCGGGTATGTGTATGCCATAGAGCGCTTTGAAACGCTTGCCACAAATGCTGCCGAAACCCTTCACCGCCTCGGCTATACGAACTTCACCATGTTTCATGGGGATGGCAGCGCCGGCTTGGAGGCATATGCCCCCTACGATGTCATTATTGCCGCCGCCGTCGCCCCTCGCGTGCCGCAGCCGCTCATCGATCAGCTTGCTGATGGCGGACGCCTAATCATGCCAATTGCGGCGGTTCACGCCCTCCCCTTTGGGCGGCGACGGAAAAACCCGGGCAACGATCAAATTTTAGTGGGTGTCGTGCGGCGCGGGGCAGACTATCTCCATCAAACATTCGGAGGTGTGCGCTTTGTGCCGTTAGTGGGGAAACACGGATTCAGAGAGTAA
- a CDS encoding 2-oxo acid dehydrogenase subunit E2: MSEQVKMPPLGMNMEQGTFLNWVKQIGETIQQGEVIAEVEADKATIEVEAPLGGVLLQTSVNPGDTVNVGQVIAVVGAAGERAASAPTPAPAAAGSPSVGAPSTPSAPAVEEDADLPGGVRATPIARNIAAERGIDLKLVKGTGPNGRITKADVESYTPPQSAAPAPAVAVVTTTPRPAQSLVPPSGAGITEEPLSRMRVRIAQRTTESKQNVPHFYLTIEIDMAATVSLRKFINEELPDDHKVSVNDMIVKAAALALRRFPNLNSHFYGDKIIRYQNINVGIAVALDGGGLINVVAKNADSTPISQLAARNKVMIAGARVGKVKPEDLEGSTFTVSNLGPYGIEHFEAIINPPEAAILAVSAAKEVPVVINGEIRIGSRMKATLSVDHRVSDGAEGAQYLNALKELLENPMKLLL, from the coding sequence ATGTCGGAACAGGTGAAAATGCCGCCCCTCGGCATGAACATGGAACAAGGGACATTTCTGAACTGGGTGAAACAAATTGGAGAGACGATCCAGCAAGGTGAGGTGATCGCGGAGGTGGAAGCGGATAAGGCGACCATCGAGGTGGAAGCGCCGCTTGGCGGGGTCTTGCTCCAAACAAGTGTCAACCCGGGTGATACAGTCAACGTGGGACAGGTGATTGCCGTTGTGGGGGCAGCGGGCGAACGCGCTGCAAGCGCTCCAACGCCTGCTCCGGCGGCGGCTGGTAGCCCTTCGGTTGGTGCACCTAGTACACCGAGTGCGCCCGCTGTTGAAGAAGATGCTGACCTCCCCGGTGGCGTGCGGGCGACGCCGATTGCCCGAAACATTGCCGCCGAACGCGGAATTGACCTGAAATTGGTGAAGGGGACGGGACCGAACGGGCGGATCACAAAAGCGGATGTGGAAAGCTACACGCCACCCCAGAGCGCCGCTCCCGCGCCGGCTGTGGCGGTGGTGACGACAACGCCGCGTCCGGCGCAATCCCTTGTTCCCCCTTCCGGAGCGGGGATCACCGAAGAACCGCTCTCGCGGATGCGGGTGCGGATTGCCCAACGAACGACAGAGAGCAAGCAGAACGTCCCGCATTTTTATCTGACCATCGAGATCGACATGGCGGCGACGGTTTCCCTGCGGAAGTTCATCAACGAAGAACTCCCCGACGATCACAAGGTGAGCGTGAACGACATGATTGTGAAGGCGGCGGCGCTGGCGCTGCGGCGTTTCCCGAACCTGAACAGCCATTTCTATGGGGATAAGATCATCCGCTATCAGAATATCAACGTGGGCATTGCTGTCGCGCTCGATGGCGGCGGGTTGATCAACGTTGTGGCGAAAAACGCCGACAGCACGCCGATCTCGCAGTTGGCGGCACGCAACAAGGTGATGATCGCCGGAGCGCGGGTGGGCAAGGTAAAGCCGGAAGATTTGGAAGGTAGCACCTTCACCGTCAGCAATTTGGGTCCGTATGGGATTGAGCATTTCGAGGCGATCATCAACCCGCCGGAAGCGGCAATTCTTGCCGTCTCAGCGGCGAAGGAAGTCCCCGTTGTGATCAATGGCGAGATACGCATTGGCAGCCGCATGAAGGCAACGCTCAGCGTCGATCACCGTGTGAGCGATGGGGCGGAAGGGGCGCAGTACCTCAACGCCCTGAAGGAACTGCTGGAAAACCCCATGAAGCTGCTGCTGTAA